The Solibacillus sp. FSL R7-0682 genome includes a window with the following:
- a CDS encoding DUF418 domain-containing protein, with product MLPKFTPMQEKNRTIAIDVLRGFALLGILLVNMSNFHSPVLYMDSFKYWPSHVDQFFSNFVELFAQGNFYPLFAFLFGYGAMIIAERSQMKGIYFPTFFARRLAILLVIGCTHAFLIWNGDILITYAIVGVFFIFFYKLSGNALLRLGMFVYTIPVLINLFTIQAQQQFISNPNAVHTSIETYSSGTINEIIKQRVADWAYMNLEVSAISLSVGVFGLMLMGAAFSKLRLLVEVDKHKNLLRGLLIVGFLLGFGPRIAFFLQLDNFFFMILQEHFSGAFIALFYMTTIVLLAQTKFGHKLLHPLSHVGRLSMSNYLLQSICMTFIFYSYGLGLYGSISYTTGFVLVFAFFILQIFISKWWAKRFHFGPVEFVWRWATYGKKPTFKKTLH from the coding sequence ATGTTACCAAAATTTACACCTATGCAAGAAAAAAATCGTACTATCGCGATTGATGTGCTACGAGGCTTTGCATTACTCGGCATTTTACTTGTTAATATGTCGAACTTCCACAGTCCAGTTCTTTACATGGACTCATTTAAATACTGGCCAAGTCATGTAGATCAGTTTTTCTCGAATTTTGTGGAACTCTTTGCTCAAGGGAACTTTTATCCATTATTTGCCTTTCTCTTCGGCTACGGGGCCATGATTATTGCTGAGCGCTCTCAAATGAAGGGAATTTATTTCCCTACCTTTTTTGCACGTCGCTTAGCCATTTTACTTGTCATTGGCTGCACGCACGCATTCTTAATTTGGAATGGCGATATTTTAATTACGTATGCAATTGTTGGCGTATTCTTTATTTTTTTCTATAAACTAAGTGGGAATGCCTTATTACGATTAGGCATGTTTGTCTACACAATTCCTGTATTGATTAATTTATTCACTATACAAGCACAACAGCAGTTCATAAGCAATCCAAACGCGGTTCATACATCGATTGAAACGTATAGTAGTGGCACAATTAATGAAATCATTAAGCAACGTGTTGCGGACTGGGCGTATATGAATCTTGAGGTAAGTGCGATTTCACTTTCTGTTGGGGTGTTTGGCCTAATGCTAATGGGTGCTGCATTTTCTAAATTGCGATTATTAGTAGAAGTAGACAAGCATAAAAATTTGTTACGTGGGTTACTAATTGTTGGATTCTTACTTGGATTCGGACCAAGAATAGCATTCTTCTTACAATTAGATAATTTCTTCTTTATGATTTTACAAGAACATTTTAGTGGTGCATTTATTGCCTTATTTTATATGACGACGATTGTTTTACTAGCTCAAACAAAATTTGGCCACAAGCTTTTACACCCACTTTCACATGTTGGACGCCTATCGATGAGTAACTATTTACTACAATCAATCTGTATGACATTCATTTTTTATAGCTATGGTCTTGGCTTATATGGTAGTATTTCTTATACAACAGGGTTTGTACTAGTTTTCGCCTTCTTCATCTTGCAAATTTTCATTAGTAAATGGTGGGCAAAGCGATTCCATTTTGGACCAGTTGAATTCGTTTGGCGATGGGCTACTTATGGAAAAAAACCAACATTTAAAAAAACACTCCATTAA
- a CDS encoding GNAT family N-acetyltransferase: MTIHITLAPVPQDELNSLKQELQEAFMKGLQDSFIEADDPTEMGPLPSDGEFEQSLHDPHAVVRQLMLNGERIGGVVLKINEETGRNEVDFFYTLTSAHGKGIGTKAWFAIEAAFPETKVWELHTPYFEKRNIHFYVNKCGFNIVEFYHRGNPGPNVEGEEPETVDEYEFFRFEKIMLKESCEV; encoded by the coding sequence ATGACAATACACATTACATTAGCTCCTGTACCACAGGATGAGTTAAATAGTTTAAAACAAGAATTACAAGAAGCGTTTATGAAAGGTTTACAGGATAGCTTTATAGAAGCAGACGATCCGACGGAAATGGGTCCACTTCCGTCGGATGGAGAATTTGAACAATCACTTCATGATCCACATGCAGTCGTCCGCCAGCTTATGCTAAATGGCGAAAGAATTGGGGGTGTCGTATTAAAAATTAATGAAGAAACAGGGCGTAATGAAGTCGATTTCTTTTATACATTGACGTCTGCACATGGGAAAGGCATTGGCACAAAGGCATGGTTTGCGATCGAAGCAGCGTTCCCAGAAACGAAAGTCTGGGAGCTACACACACCGTATTTTGAAAAGCGTAATATTCATTTTTATGTCAACAAATGCGGCTTCAACATCGTTGAGTTTTATCACCGAGGCAATCCAGGGCCGAATGTCGAAGGAGAAGAGCCAGAAACAGTCGATGAATATGAATTTTTCCGTTTCGAAAAAATTATGCTGAAAGAGAGTTGCGAAGTGTAA
- a CDS encoding MFS transporter — MKELLKNNVFLIVQSADLLQQIGIWTRNMALLYYIMDQTNNNPVAVSLLTALEYLPIFVFAIIGGAYADRWNPKRTVILGDFLSAISMMVILVLISGGIWQSVFAAAVISAIVSQFSQPSSAVIYKKHIPDHLVGSAIGIGQSIAALFLIIGPILGTFIYTQLGVTTSITVLFVIFLLAAFIQLFLPKTERNIAKEQQQSVVVEIKEGVQYVLSQLNLKIIAAMFFISGLAFGITQPLDVFVIMERLGLEKEDVQWFAAAEGIGMLIGGGIAVALTVFVERYTKMVMTLCMLIFAVITLLEVVSVWPVFTFSIRILSGLAAAFFQVVFSTLMIKQVATEYIGRTNGVIMPLMMAGMLGGSLVSGFIVIQINLFGAYVIAAILIASCSILTIKMNNPTPAEVVSD, encoded by the coding sequence ATGAAAGAGTTATTAAAAAATAATGTATTTTTAATTGTTCAAAGTGCGGATTTACTACAGCAAATTGGTATTTGGACACGCAATATGGCACTGCTCTATTATATTATGGACCAAACGAATAATAACCCTGTTGCGGTTTCGTTATTAACCGCATTAGAGTATTTACCCATTTTTGTTTTTGCGATTATTGGTGGTGCATACGCAGATCGCTGGAATCCAAAGCGAACGGTTATTTTAGGGGACTTTTTAAGTGCTATTTCAATGATGGTAATTTTAGTTTTAATTTCAGGAGGCATTTGGCAATCTGTATTTGCCGCAGCCGTTATATCGGCAATTGTAAGCCAGTTCTCGCAGCCGTCGTCAGCAGTCATTTATAAAAAGCACATTCCTGATCACCTAGTTGGTAGTGCAATCGGTATTGGTCAAAGTATTGCGGCTTTATTTTTAATTATTGGGCCAATTTTAGGTACGTTTATTTATACGCAATTAGGTGTAACAACATCGATTACGGTTTTATTTGTCATCTTTTTATTGGCAGCCTTTATTCAGCTATTTTTACCGAAGACAGAACGTAATATTGCAAAAGAACAGCAACAATCTGTAGTCGTTGAAATTAAAGAAGGTGTGCAGTATGTGTTATCTCAGCTGAATTTAAAAATAATTGCAGCGATGTTTTTCATTTCAGGCTTAGCATTTGGTATTACACAGCCGTTGGATGTCTTTGTTATTATGGAGAGACTAGGGCTTGAAAAGGAAGATGTGCAATGGTTTGCTGCTGCCGAAGGAATTGGTATGCTCATTGGTGGTGGGATTGCGGTTGCACTCACAGTATTTGTAGAGCGTTATACGAAAATGGTTATGACTCTTTGTATGTTAATCTTCGCTGTAATTACACTATTAGAAGTAGTATCCGTATGGCCGGTGTTCACGTTTAGTATAAGAATTTTATCAGGCTTAGCGGCTGCGTTTTTCCAAGTTGTCTTTAGTACATTAATGATCAAACAGGTGGCCACTGAATATATCGGACGAACGAACGGTGTCATTATGCCGTTAATGATGGCAGGGATGTTAGGTGGCTCTCTTGTATCGGGTTTTATTGTGATTCAAATTAATTTATTTGGTGCTTATGTGATTGCAGCGATTCTTATTGCATCTTGTAGCATTTTAACGATTAAAATGAACAATCCAACTCCTGCAGAGGTGGTAAGTGATTAA
- a CDS encoding MerR family transcriptional regulator, with protein sequence MKNNLEKTFSTGEFAKLLEVSKDTLLYYDKIDLFKPAGTLANGYRYYTFDQIDQFMAIQSLRAVDLPIKRLKTYFDAPTLQSLRELAEEQHKKVKMEIEKLKDIQQFLKQTVVLTMEMESASFGEVFIKSLPAEPVVYSVDQVDWNKSDEETMEQSNSFFKTLGLKSIAAGGDVYPKEAFLRGDLMHAEMEVPSYFFCHADAPLAKIKPAGDYAILYHQGTYESLNTAYQILRTFLETKQLEIDGDIYEEYLLHSIAAKEEEHYITKISVKVKESHLE encoded by the coding sequence ATGAAAAATAATCTTGAGAAGACATTTTCGACTGGCGAATTTGCGAAGCTGCTTGAAGTCAGTAAGGACACGCTCCTCTATTACGATAAAATCGACTTATTTAAGCCGGCTGGTACCTTAGCTAACGGCTATCGTTACTATACATTTGATCAAATCGACCAGTTTATGGCGATTCAATCTCTTCGAGCAGTAGACTTACCAATTAAAAGATTGAAAACTTATTTTGACGCGCCAACGCTTCAAAGTTTGCGAGAATTGGCGGAAGAGCAGCATAAAAAGGTAAAAATGGAAATCGAAAAATTAAAGGATATTCAACAATTTCTCAAACAGACCGTGGTTTTAACTATGGAAATGGAGAGTGCTTCATTTGGTGAAGTCTTCATCAAGTCATTACCAGCAGAGCCTGTCGTCTATAGCGTGGATCAAGTAGATTGGAATAAATCAGACGAAGAAACGATGGAACAATCTAATTCCTTTTTTAAAACGCTTGGTTTGAAAAGCATTGCTGCAGGCGGAGATGTTTATCCGAAAGAAGCTTTTCTGCGAGGAGATTTGATGCATGCGGAAATGGAGGTACCAAGCTACTTTTTCTGCCATGCCGATGCGCCTTTAGCGAAAATAAAGCCTGCTGGTGACTATGCAATCCTTTATCATCAAGGTACGTATGAAAGTTTAAACACAGCCTATCAAATTCTTCGGACATTTTTAGAAACTAAGCAGCTCGAAATCGACGGGGATATTTATGAGGAGTACTTACTGCATTCGATTGCAGCGAAAGAAGAAGAACATTATATTACGAAAATCAGTGTCAAAGTGAAGGAAAGCCATTTAGAATAA
- the pssA gene encoding CDP-diacylglycerol--serine O-phosphatidyltransferase, whose amino-acid sequence MPQQLFPTILTLCNFVGGVLAIYAVFEQKFGVAIICISLGLLFDVFDGWTARKLNAVSTFGQELDSLADIVTFGVAPAILAYQLVLSDLGQLGLSIALLYSIGAVLRLARFNVMQSDLPTFVGLPVPVAAIGLLLSVALMSPWLVLINSCLFAWLMVSHVKFPHFKKNKLDGDEVHDVHKSVN is encoded by the coding sequence ATGCCACAGCAGTTATTCCCAACGATACTAACATTATGTAATTTTGTTGGTGGTGTATTAGCGATTTATGCGGTATTTGAACAAAAATTCGGCGTAGCGATAATTTGTATTAGTCTAGGGTTACTATTTGATGTATTTGATGGATGGACAGCCCGCAAGTTAAATGCTGTTTCCACATTTGGTCAAGAGTTAGATTCATTAGCTGATATTGTGACATTTGGCGTTGCACCAGCAATCCTAGCGTATCAACTTGTTTTATCTGACCTCGGGCAACTTGGTTTAAGCATTGCTCTGCTTTATAGTATCGGTGCAGTCCTACGGCTAGCACGTTTTAATGTAATGCAAAGTGATTTACCAACTTTTGTTGGGCTACCTGTTCCAGTTGCAGCGATTGGGTTACTGCTTAGTGTAGCCTTAATGTCACCGTGGTTAGTACTAATCAACTCGTGTCTTTTTGCTTGGTTAATGGTGAGCCACGTGAAATTCCCTCACTTTAAAAAAAATAAGTTAGACGGGGATGAAGTTCATGACGTTCATAAATCAGTTAATTGA
- the metG gene encoding methionine--tRNA ligase has protein sequence MNILIGGAWPYANGSLHLGHIAALLPGDILARYYRLKGDNVLYVSGSDCNGTPISIRANQENTTVTAIADRYHEEFTETFQRLGFTYDFYTRTDAKHHHESVKSIFLQLLKNGHLYTKKIEQAYCSIDQQFLPDRFVEGICPNCGAKARGDQCDNCSEILDPLDLLEKRCKICGNEPEIKETEHFYFAFSKFQKQLETFVEQAHHEKRWHENAINLTQRYLQEGLPDRAVTRDLPNGIDVPVAGFDGKKIYVWIEAVSGYYTASIEWGKLHQQDVSNWWNEQTKAYYVHGKDNIPFHSVIWPAILMGIENKGLPTNIVSNEYLTLEKRKISTSQNWAVWAPYMLENYHPDSLRYFLTINAPESRDADFSWREFIYSHNSELLGAFANFVNRNLKFIEKSFAGQVPQVAINAKMEKLVQQQYELVGEFIEQGNSKPALESIFELIRASNRYFDDEKPWITINEQPEKCEETLATCVFVIQNLAQLLQPFLPFACAEIQQMLDTSLDTWTVKTKLPQAINNIQPLYERIDVKRIEEELLKMQENER, from the coding sequence ATGAATATTTTAATTGGAGGGGCTTGGCCATATGCCAATGGCTCATTGCATTTAGGGCATATTGCAGCACTACTACCTGGGGATATTTTAGCCCGATATTACCGGTTAAAAGGGGACAATGTACTGTATGTGTCTGGAAGTGACTGTAATGGAACGCCGATTTCCATTCGTGCCAATCAAGAAAATACAACCGTCACGGCAATTGCCGATCGCTATCACGAAGAGTTTACTGAAACATTTCAACGCCTTGGTTTTACGTATGATTTTTATACGCGCACAGATGCAAAACATCATCATGAATCGGTGAAAAGTATTTTTCTGCAATTATTAAAAAATGGGCATTTATATACAAAGAAAATTGAACAAGCGTATTGCTCAATTGATCAGCAGTTTTTACCGGACCGTTTTGTAGAAGGCATTTGTCCTAATTGCGGGGCAAAAGCGCGTGGTGACCAATGTGATAATTGTTCGGAAATATTAGACCCATTAGATTTGCTAGAAAAACGCTGTAAAATATGTGGGAATGAACCAGAGATAAAAGAAACGGAACATTTTTATTTTGCTTTTAGCAAATTTCAAAAGCAACTAGAAACATTTGTTGAACAAGCACATCACGAAAAAAGATGGCACGAAAATGCGATTAATTTAACGCAACGATATTTACAGGAAGGCTTACCGGACCGTGCTGTTACGAGAGATTTACCTAATGGCATTGATGTACCAGTTGCGGGCTTTGACGGGAAGAAAATTTATGTTTGGATTGAAGCAGTTTCCGGTTATTATACCGCGAGCATCGAATGGGGCAAGTTGCATCAACAAGACGTATCGAATTGGTGGAATGAGCAAACGAAGGCGTATTATGTACATGGCAAGGATAATATTCCATTCCATAGTGTGATTTGGCCGGCTATTTTAATGGGAATCGAAAACAAAGGACTGCCAACAAATATTGTATCCAATGAATACTTAACGCTTGAGAAGCGGAAAATTTCTACTAGTCAAAATTGGGCAGTGTGGGCGCCATATATGTTAGAAAACTACCACCCCGATTCATTGCGCTATTTTTTAACAATTAATGCGCCAGAAAGTCGAGATGCCGATTTTTCATGGAGAGAATTTATTTATAGTCACAATAGTGAACTTTTAGGTGCATTTGCCAACTTTGTGAACCGCAATTTGAAATTTATTGAAAAATCTTTCGCAGGTCAAGTACCTCAAGTGGCAATTAACGCTAAAATGGAAAAGCTTGTTCAACAACAATATGAGCTTGTAGGTGAATTCATTGAACAAGGAAATAGTAAACCAGCCTTGGAATCCATTTTTGAATTAATTCGAGCATCTAATCGTTATTTTGATGATGAAAAACCTTGGATCACGATCAATGAACAACCTGAAAAATGCGAAGAAACACTAGCAACTTGTGTTTTTGTAATCCAAAACTTAGCACAATTATTGCAACCATTTTTACCATTTGCTTGTGCGGAAATTCAACAAATGTTGGATACTTCATTAGATACTTGGACTGTAAAAACGAAACTACCACAAGCTATTAACAACATACAGCCACTATATGAGCGTATTGATGTGAAGCGAATTGAAGAAGAATTATTGAAAATGCAAGAGAATGAAAGATAG
- a CDS encoding DedA family protein produces MTFINQLIENYGYAAILIVLALGLFSLPIPDEVLVLLVGYLTKIGLLDYNLSLLAVFSGSLIGMLVSFGLGKRVGRPLLEWFAKWFKLSTKWNKKAEYWIEKYGAPAIIVSYFVPGMRHVAGYLCGISHMPIKTYTLYAGTSALLWSLLFLTLGHIFD; encoded by the coding sequence ATGACGTTCATAAATCAGTTAATTGAAAACTACGGATACGCTGCCATCCTTATTGTGCTTGCTCTCGGATTGTTTAGCTTGCCGATTCCGGATGAGGTGCTCGTTCTACTCGTCGGGTATTTGACGAAAATTGGCTTGCTGGATTATAACTTATCGCTGCTAGCTGTTTTTAGTGGATCACTTATTGGGATGCTTGTAAGTTTCGGACTAGGTAAAAGAGTCGGTCGTCCGTTACTAGAGTGGTTTGCAAAATGGTTTAAATTATCAACTAAATGGAACAAGAAGGCGGAATACTGGATTGAAAAATACGGGGCACCTGCCATTATTGTGAGCTACTTTGTCCCTGGGATGCGACATGTAGCAGGTTACTTGTGTGGAATCTCGCATATGCCCATTAAAACCTATACGCTGTACGCAGGAACAAGTGCTTTACTCTGGAGTCTATTGTTTTTAACGCTTGGACACATTTTTGATTAG